A window of the Cystobacter fuscus genome harbors these coding sequences:
- a CDS encoding OPT/YSL family transporter gives MTRNQVDSVLKKEDVPGPETRIEGPRYLVGAGPRPSARDEPMARALVVGSLIGAVLAVSNVYMGLKLGLWESGNIIATLLAFGGMAALSRWRGTAGPSTGELQLAQTVATSMGIHSATAGLMGAIPALTLMGATPPGWAVALWGVGLGSLGVWVAFVLRRRLLEEEALPFPTGVATADLISTLKARGEAPPVGARGLGWAGLGAVGVTWLREGPRLFPGCSFFPGRLGGVAAEQLQLGVGWSPLLLGLGVLVGPRVGVSLLLGAVVAWGLLAPWLVREGRVATSGFEHLVAWLTWPGVGLMVGASVVTFAALGRQVPALGADVLRLWRRRAAGERLAFQWQASVVPLAVLLVLLLGSTVFGLRPWHLLLALVLLLPLCTVGARAAGQTDICPVATMGALQQVAFGAVVQGQPTLGVVAGSVVAGPLASTSVGLWSLQTGRLLGTSVLRQFQAQLLGVVLGAAVSLPTYVLLVEAHGLGSPELPVPAALQFQALAELSARGVEGLPPSGALAAGLGLLAGILLSLLARGRLEHFVPSAVAVGIGFLVPAYYSVTICLGALLAAGVSRAWPASTPAPRGVGAGLIIGESLMGVLLALLGLLGLVSRA, from the coding sequence ATGACGAGGAACCAGGTGGATTCCGTCCTGAAGAAGGAGGACGTCCCGGGGCCGGAGACTCGTATCGAAGGTCCGCGCTACCTCGTCGGGGCCGGGCCGCGGCCATCCGCCAGGGATGAGCCGATGGCGCGGGCGCTGGTGGTGGGCAGCCTCATCGGCGCGGTGCTGGCCGTCAGCAATGTCTACATGGGGCTGAAGCTGGGCCTGTGGGAGAGCGGCAACATCATCGCCACGTTGCTGGCCTTCGGCGGGATGGCGGCGCTGTCGAGGTGGAGGGGAACCGCGGGCCCATCAACGGGAGAGCTCCAGTTGGCGCAGACGGTGGCGACCTCGATGGGCATCCATTCGGCCACCGCGGGACTGATGGGGGCCATTCCGGCGCTGACGCTCATGGGGGCCACCCCGCCGGGCTGGGCGGTGGCGCTGTGGGGCGTGGGGCTGGGCTCGCTGGGCGTGTGGGTCGCGTTCGTGCTGCGCCGGAGGTTGCTGGAGGAGGAGGCGTTGCCGTTTCCCACCGGGGTGGCCACCGCGGACCTCATCTCCACGCTGAAAGCCCGAGGGGAGGCGCCTCCGGTGGGGGCCCGGGGACTTGGGTGGGCGGGCCTGGGCGCGGTGGGGGTGACCTGGCTGCGCGAGGGACCGCGGCTGTTCCCGGGGTGCTCGTTCTTCCCGGGGAGACTCGGGGGCGTGGCGGCGGAGCAACTCCAACTCGGGGTGGGCTGGAGCCCGCTGCTGCTGGGCCTCGGCGTGCTGGTGGGGCCGCGCGTGGGAGTGAGCCTGCTGCTGGGGGCGGTGGTGGCGTGGGGCCTCCTGGCGCCCTGGCTGGTGCGGGAAGGGAGGGTGGCGACGAGCGGGTTCGAGCACCTGGTGGCCTGGCTCACGTGGCCCGGGGTGGGGCTGATGGTGGGGGCCTCGGTCGTCACGTTCGCGGCCCTGGGGCGTCAGGTGCCGGCGCTGGGGGCGGATGTGCTCCGGCTCTGGCGGAGGCGCGCGGCCGGGGAGCGCCTGGCGTTCCAGTGGCAGGCGAGCGTGGTGCCGCTGGCCGTGCTCCTGGTGCTGCTCCTGGGAAGCACCGTATTCGGACTGAGGCCGTGGCACTTGCTGCTGGCGCTGGTGCTGCTGCTCCCGCTGTGCACGGTGGGCGCGCGCGCGGCGGGCCAGACGGACATCTGCCCGGTGGCCACCATGGGGGCCCTGCAGCAGGTGGCCTTCGGGGCCGTGGTGCAGGGCCAGCCCACGCTCGGCGTCGTCGCCGGCTCGGTGGTGGCGGGGCCCCTGGCGAGCACCAGCGTGGGCCTGTGGTCGCTGCAGACCGGGCGCCTGCTGGGGACCTCCGTGCTCCGTCAGTTCCAGGCGCAGTTGCTGGGGGTGGTGCTGGGCGCGGCGGTGTCCCTGCCCACGTATGTCCTGCTGGTGGAGGCCCATGGCCTGGGCTCGCCGGAGCTCCCCGTGCCCGCGGCGCTGCAGTTCCAGGCCCTGGCCGAGTTGAGCGCCCGGGGAGTGGAGGGCCTGCCTCCCTCCGGCGCGCTGGCGGCGGGCCTGGGACTGCTGGCCGGCATCCTGCTGTCGCTGCTCGCCCGGGGCCGCCTGGAGCACTTCGTCCCCTCGGCGGTGGCGGTGGGTATCGGCTTCCTGGTGCCAGCGTACTACTCGGTGACCATCTGCCTGGGCGCACTGCTGGCCGCGGGCGTGAGCCGTGCGTGGCCCGCCTCGACTCCGGCCCCGCGGGGAGTCGGAGCGGGGCTCATCATCGGCGAGTCCCTCATGGGGGTGCTCCTCGCCCTGTTGGGCCTGCTCGGCCTCGTGTCTCGCGCCTGA
- a CDS encoding kelch repeat-containing protein, translating into MKTTAKAQRVYDDGRVVDLDASTSQQWTSSDPQVASVEPQPDGTVKVTALKPGSAIITVNADEASGEATLEITPPPPVLTSITLTPATASVIQGSTQQFTAQGSYSDGTTADVTSSATWTTSNTDIATVSSTGLGTGVAGGGPVTLTATLGDASGTAQLSVTGWTSAGSMSTSRDNHTATRLDSGRVLIAGGRTGTTPLSSAELYDPATNSWSPARAMSKGRFAHAALLLPAGYVLVTGGVGALTSVEMYDAENNAWYEVSSMSGGRSGHTMTLLPSGQVLVTGGTDGTNASATAEVFEPLANLWVKSSTMSTARFHHTATLLPSGKVLVSGGTNASGSLSSAEVYDPATNSWAPAATMVTRHDLHAATLLPSGKVLISGGQSLTDPSSSELYDPGTNSWSAAGAMVEGRSRHTATLLASGQVLVAGGDGSSYDNTAELYDPATSSWSVTPSMAASRGAHTATLLTSGRVLVVGGEDGTRSLATAEMYAP; encoded by the coding sequence ATGAAGACCACCGCGAAGGCCCAGCGGGTCTATGACGATGGCCGCGTCGTCGACCTCGACGCCTCCACTTCACAGCAATGGACATCGTCCGATCCTCAAGTGGCCTCCGTCGAACCGCAACCGGACGGCACCGTCAAAGTGACGGCTCTCAAGCCCGGTAGTGCCATCATCACGGTCAACGCGGATGAAGCCTCGGGCGAGGCAACCCTCGAGATCACCCCTCCGCCGCCCGTGCTCACCTCCATCACGCTGACCCCCGCGACGGCTTCGGTGATCCAGGGCTCGACACAGCAGTTCACCGCTCAAGGCAGCTACAGCGACGGCACCACGGCCGACGTGACGAGCAGCGCGACGTGGACGACGAGCAACACCGACATTGCCACCGTGAGCAGCACGGGCCTGGGCACCGGCGTGGCCGGGGGTGGGCCCGTCACCCTCACCGCCACCCTGGGGGACGCGAGCGGCACGGCTCAACTCAGCGTCACCGGGTGGACGTCCGCGGGGTCCATGTCCACGAGCCGCGACAACCACACCGCCACGCGGCTCGACTCGGGCCGGGTGCTCATCGCTGGGGGGCGCACTGGGACGACCCCCCTGAGCAGTGCGGAGTTGTACGATCCAGCGACCAACTCCTGGTCTCCAGCCCGTGCCATGTCCAAGGGCCGCTTCGCTCACGCCGCCCTCTTGCTCCCCGCTGGTTACGTGCTCGTCACTGGGGGCGTCGGCGCCCTTACCAGCGTGGAGATGTATGATGCGGAGAACAACGCTTGGTATGAGGTCAGCTCCATGAGTGGAGGCCGCTCCGGTCACACCATGACGCTGCTTCCCTCGGGCCAGGTGCTCGTCACCGGCGGCACCGATGGCACCAACGCTTCAGCCACCGCGGAGGTGTTCGAGCCGCTCGCCAACCTCTGGGTCAAGTCCAGCACCATGAGCACCGCCCGCTTCCACCACACGGCCACATTGCTCCCCTCGGGCAAGGTCCTCGTCTCGGGAGGGACCAATGCCTCCGGGAGCTTGAGCAGCGCCGAGGTGTACGACCCGGCCACCAATTCGTGGGCTCCAGCTGCCACCATGGTGACGCGCCATGACCTTCACGCGGCCACGCTGCTTCCCTCTGGCAAGGTGCTCATCTCAGGGGGGCAATCGCTTACTGATCCCTCTTCCTCTGAGCTGTATGATCCAGGCACCAACAGCTGGTCCGCGGCTGGCGCCATGGTCGAAGGCCGCTCCCGCCACACCGCCACGCTGCTCGCTTCGGGCCAGGTTCTCGTCGCGGGGGGCGACGGCAGCAGCTATGACAACACCGCGGAGTTGTACGACCCAGCCACCTCTTCCTGGTCCGTAACCCCCTCCATGGCCGCGTCCCGCGGAGCTCACACCGCGACGCTGCTGACCTCAGGCAGGGTTCTCGTCGTGGGTGGCGAAGATGGCACCCGCTCACTTGCCACGGCGGAGATGTACGCGCCCTGA
- a CDS encoding Ig-like domain-containing protein, whose protein sequence is MSYLLSRWLAAPATALRAGLVFGLAASILAACNPPPVAQDGTLETAEDTPLEVHLPASGNGALTFSIVDAPDHGTLGEISANGFVTYTPGADYNGEDAFTFRATNREGQSAQATVTLTITPVNDTPTLSSVANQGITAGSSTGDLAFTVGDVETAADSLTVTATSSNTDLVPNDPSHLVLGGSGSSRTLNVVSAAGTSGSTTITLSVSDGSATTSTTFVVDVTALASLYWVTAAGSLWRVDVNGTNAIELRTGIGGAALVATDPVTRTIFYSRGSAIARVDSDGANPVDIVANGGSPSGLAVDSTNRKLYWSDFNGKRVMRAELDGSNPTQVVGGIDSPSALAFDVPSGKVYVITYNNTRLVRFNLDGTNLETIGSGLGGQGVGLAVDSSGGKVYYSTRGNSIYVANLDGSNATTLVTNQNTVHGIAIDVTAGRLYWADWLGEVLRSANLADGSDIQDVSSGSGRNLSLAWMPAP, encoded by the coding sequence ATGTCCTATTTGCTTTCGAGGTGGCTCGCAGCGCCAGCCACCGCATTGCGCGCCGGACTGGTGTTTGGACTGGCTGCCAGCATCCTCGCCGCTTGTAACCCACCGCCGGTGGCCCAAGACGGCACTCTCGAGACGGCGGAAGACACGCCCCTCGAGGTGCACCTGCCGGCCAGCGGCAACGGGGCACTCACTTTCAGCATCGTCGACGCGCCGGACCACGGCACGCTGGGTGAGATCAGCGCCAATGGCTTCGTCACCTACACCCCCGGCGCCGACTACAATGGCGAAGATGCCTTCACCTTCCGCGCCACCAACCGCGAGGGCCAAAGCGCCCAGGCCACGGTGACCCTCACCATCACGCCAGTGAACGACACGCCCACCCTCTCCTCGGTGGCCAACCAGGGCATCACCGCTGGCAGCTCGACCGGCGACCTGGCCTTCACCGTGGGTGACGTGGAGACCGCCGCCGACAGCCTCACGGTCACCGCCACTTCCTCCAATACCGACCTGGTGCCCAACGACCCCAGCCATCTCGTCCTCGGCGGCTCCGGCTCCAGCCGCACCCTCAACGTCGTCTCCGCCGCCGGCACCAGCGGCTCCACCACCATCACCCTCTCGGTGAGTGACGGCTCCGCCACCACCTCCACCACCTTCGTGGTCGACGTCACCGCTCTTGCGAGCCTCTACTGGGTGACTGCCGCCGGCTCGCTGTGGAGGGTTGACGTGAACGGCACGAATGCCATTGAGCTCCGGACCGGCATCGGCGGGGCAGCTCTCGTCGCCACCGACCCGGTAACCCGTACCATCTTCTACTCCCGCGGCAGCGCAATCGCTCGAGTGGACAGTGATGGGGCGAACCCGGTCGATATCGTGGCCAACGGAGGCTCCCCCTCCGGGCTGGCAGTCGATTCGACGAACCGCAAGCTGTACTGGTCCGATTTCAACGGGAAACGGGTCATGCGCGCCGAGCTGGACGGCAGCAATCCAACGCAGGTCGTCGGCGGCATCGATAGCCCGTCCGCCCTCGCGTTCGATGTCCCGAGCGGCAAGGTGTATGTCATTACCTACAACAACACCAGGCTCGTACGATTCAATCTCGATGGTACCAACCTGGAGACCATCGGCTCGGGCCTGGGCGGCCAGGGCGTGGGCCTGGCGGTCGACTCGAGCGGCGGGAAGGTGTACTACTCGACCCGCGGCAACAGTATCTATGTCGCCAACCTGGACGGCTCCAACGCCACCACCCTGGTGACCAACCAGAACACAGTGCACGGGATTGCCATCGATGTCACGGCCGGGCGGCTGTATTGGGCGGATTGGCTGGGTGAAGTGCTCCGGAGCGCCAATCTGGCCGACGGCAGCGATATCCAGGACGTGAGCTCGGGCAGCGGCAGGAACTTGAGTCTGGCCTGGATGCCCGCGCCGTAG
- a CDS encoding transposase, with product MFLPDSFLQLLLALGATMNAPTRASWVTVVKGWLFAGRRTLTGVLVAAGAVGDKHHSAYYRVFATARWSLDALGLALFALARPLLEPGAVPLTLDDTLARKRGVKMFGTGMHHDPLASSRQCAVLSWGHSWVVLAVRVQLPCVPGRYFSLPLLFRLYLNRKSAARWRLTYRTRPQLAVEMLKCLSKGVPERRFHVYADSAYGGQSVLAHLPDRFDLTSRMPLDARLHAPVPARRTTTRGRPRRRGPRLPNPEQMLEKQKARHLTLRLYGRQDKVRVVEGLVYWYSVPNRLLKVVVVEPLTGNRPVQAFYSTVSTQTAEEVLQGYAGRWSIEEAFQGSKSHLGFEEPQGWSRLAVRRTAPMAMLLYSLTVLWFAREGHTHYEPPFRPWYRHKVRPSFADMLTTLRYACLRSAFSATPRDEQGQQKPLLLLPGSSQAAA from the coding sequence ATGTTCTTGCCGGATTCCTTCCTCCAATTGCTCCTGGCGCTGGGCGCCACCATGAACGCGCCCACGCGGGCCTCGTGGGTGACGGTGGTCAAAGGCTGGCTGTTCGCTGGACGCCGCACTCTGACGGGGGTCCTGGTGGCCGCTGGAGCCGTGGGCGACAAGCACCACTCGGCCTATTACCGGGTTTTCGCCACCGCCCGCTGGAGCCTGGATGCATTGGGCCTGGCGCTCTTCGCCCTGGCCAGGCCCTTGCTTGAACCGGGCGCAGTGCCCCTCACTCTGGACGATACCCTGGCGCGCAAGCGGGGCGTGAAGATGTTTGGCACGGGCATGCACCATGACCCGTTGGCCAGCAGTCGCCAGTGCGCTGTCCTCAGCTGGGGGCACTCGTGGGTCGTGCTGGCCGTGCGCGTGCAACTGCCTTGTGTTCCAGGCCGCTATTTCAGCCTGCCGCTCCTCTTCCGCCTTTATCTCAATCGCAAATCCGCAGCGCGCTGGCGCCTGACTTATCGCACGCGGCCCCAGCTGGCTGTCGAAATGCTCAAGTGCTTGAGCAAGGGAGTGCCCGAGCGACGCTTTCACGTGTATGCCGACTCGGCCTACGGCGGACAGAGTGTTCTGGCCCATCTCCCTGACCGGTTTGACCTCACCAGCCGAATGCCATTGGATGCCCGGTTGCACGCCCCTGTCCCCGCGCGCCGGACGACGACTCGGGGTCGGCCTCGCCGGCGTGGGCCTCGCTTGCCCAACCCGGAACAAATGTTGGAAAAGCAGAAGGCGCGGCACCTGACGCTGCGACTGTATGGACGTCAAGACAAGGTGCGTGTCGTCGAGGGGCTGGTGTATTGGTACAGCGTTCCCAACCGTCTGCTCAAGGTCGTCGTCGTCGAGCCCCTGACGGGAAATCGACCCGTGCAAGCTTTCTACTCCACCGTCTCCACACAGACGGCGGAGGAGGTGTTGCAGGGGTACGCCGGACGATGGTCCATTGAGGAAGCCTTCCAAGGAAGCAAGAGCCACCTGGGTTTCGAGGAGCCGCAGGGTTGGAGCCGCTTGGCGGTGCGGAGAACCGCTCCTATGGCCATGCTGCTCTACAGCCTGACCGTGCTGTGGTTCGCCAGAGAAGGGCACACCCACTACGAGCCTCCCTTCCGCCCCTGGTACCGCCACAAGGTGCGCCCTTCCTTCGCCGACATGCTCACCACCTTGCGCTACGCCTGTTTGCGCTCGGCATTTTCTGCGACCCCGCGCGATGAGCAGGGTCAACAAAAACCGCTCCTCCTCCTCCCGGGCTCCTCCCAAGCGGCGGCTTGA
- a CDS encoding sensor histidine kinase: MSWRMVFVFCLLWLLPPQAVAQEARPAGKSVLLLIPEDTALPAMATLVASLRSSLWEAQDGPITLDVESLDLGWARGPAYTHALHTWYLAKYRERRPDALIAFRSDAIQLALQLRRELWPDIPMIVLSEDERLWEQQPRPERVAGLWLHYDMRATAELALRLLPGTRRLALINGSSPWERARQEQLVRELQPLLAQRGLEFIDLSNLPLAELLERARTLPDDTTVLTFTFMTDPSGRPFVGREIARMLLSASNRPCFALHDTVLGLGFVGGALVSYEAVGQQLGLLTSRVLRGEQEEFLAPLKPAPVDTLTVDARALRRWGIPRDRVPPGVRLAFDEPTLWERYRWWVLGALTISGLQALVAGGLVVERRRRMRAQAELLERQRLEKLAEMEARRTLEQLAHVSRVAALGELAASLAHELNQPLAAILSNAQAARRLLNATPAQLDEVREALGDIISDDKRAGEVIHRMRALLKRGEPRQELHSLNDLVREVARLLANDMHLRGATLQLALAPSLPAVQGDGIQLQQVVLNLLINAMDAMADVPAGQRQLRVRTASPGPGRVELSVQDSGGGIEPSRLALVFEPFYSTKENGLGMGLSISRSIVEAHGGRLQAESHSGQGALLRFVLPAAHTESSP, translated from the coding sequence ATGTCCTGGCGCATGGTCTTTGTCTTCTGCCTCCTCTGGCTGCTGCCCCCCCAGGCGGTGGCCCAGGAGGCGCGTCCGGCTGGAAAGTCCGTGCTCCTGCTCATTCCCGAGGATACGGCGCTGCCCGCCATGGCGACGCTCGTCGCCAGTCTCCGCTCCTCCTTGTGGGAGGCCCAGGACGGCCCGATCACTCTGGATGTCGAGAGCCTGGATCTGGGTTGGGCCCGCGGGCCTGCCTACACACACGCCCTGCACACCTGGTATCTGGCCAAGTACCGGGAGCGTCGGCCGGATGCCCTCATCGCCTTCCGCTCCGACGCCATCCAGTTGGCCCTGCAACTGCGCCGGGAGCTGTGGCCGGATATCCCGATGATCGTCCTCTCCGAGGACGAGCGGCTCTGGGAGCAGCAGCCTCGCCCGGAGCGGGTGGCGGGCCTCTGGCTGCATTATGACATGCGGGCCACCGCGGAGCTGGCCCTGCGGCTGCTGCCTGGTACACGGAGGCTGGCGCTCATCAACGGCTCCAGCCCCTGGGAGCGCGCTCGGCAGGAGCAGCTGGTGCGAGAGCTGCAACCGCTGCTGGCGCAGCGGGGGCTGGAGTTCATCGACCTGAGCAACCTGCCGCTGGCCGAGCTGCTCGAGCGCGCGAGGACCCTGCCGGACGACACCACTGTCCTCACCTTCACCTTCATGACCGATCCCAGCGGGAGACCCTTCGTGGGGCGCGAGATCGCACGCATGTTGCTCTCCGCCAGCAACCGGCCCTGCTTCGCCCTCCACGACACCGTCCTGGGTCTGGGGTTCGTCGGCGGAGCGCTCGTCAGCTACGAGGCCGTGGGCCAACAGCTGGGCCTGCTCACCTCCCGCGTGTTGCGCGGAGAGCAGGAGGAATTCCTCGCGCCCCTGAAGCCGGCACCCGTGGACACGCTGACGGTCGATGCCCGCGCGCTGCGGCGCTGGGGCATTCCCCGCGATCGGGTGCCTCCCGGGGTGCGGCTCGCCTTCGACGAGCCCACGCTCTGGGAGCGCTACCGCTGGTGGGTCCTGGGGGCTCTGACGATCAGCGGCCTGCAGGCGCTGGTGGCCGGGGGGCTCGTGGTGGAGCGCCGCCGCCGCATGCGTGCCCAGGCCGAGCTCCTCGAGCGCCAACGCCTGGAGAAGCTCGCGGAGATGGAGGCGCGTCGAACCCTGGAGCAACTGGCCCACGTGAGCCGGGTGGCCGCCCTGGGCGAGCTGGCCGCCTCACTGGCTCATGAGCTCAACCAGCCCCTGGCCGCCATCCTCAGCAACGCCCAGGCCGCGCGCCGCCTGCTCAATGCCACGCCCGCGCAACTGGACGAGGTGCGCGAGGCCCTCGGGGACATCATCTCCGACGACAAGCGCGCGGGCGAAGTCATTCACCGCATGCGCGCGCTGCTCAAGCGGGGGGAGCCCCGGCAGGAACTCCACTCACTCAATGACCTGGTGCGCGAGGTGGCGCGCCTGCTGGCCAACGACATGCACCTGCGCGGCGCGACCCTGCAGCTGGCGCTGGCCCCGTCGCTGCCCGCCGTCCAGGGGGACGGAATCCAGCTCCAACAGGTGGTGCTCAACCTGCTCATCAACGCCATGGATGCCATGGCCGATGTCCCCGCGGGCCAGCGCCAGCTGCGGGTCCGCACCGCCTCGCCAGGCCCGGGGCGGGTGGAGCTGAGCGTGCAGGACTCGGGAGGGGGCATCGAGCCGTCGCGGCTGGCCCTCGTCTTCGAGCCCTTCTACTCCACCAAGGAGAATGGGCTGGGCATGGGGCTGTCCATCAGCCGCTCCATCGTCGAGGCGCACGGCGGCCGCCTGCAAGCCGAGAGCCATTCGGGGCAGGGGGCTCTGCTACGGTTCGTGCTTCCCGCGGCGCACACGGAGTCCTCGCCATGA
- a CDS encoding response regulator transcription factor, with protein sequence MTQAPATIFLVDDDESVLRGLGRLLRAAGHATKPFASPSEFLAQLSGDTPGCAVLDLRMPGLNGLELQQAMESKGCHLPVIFISGHGDVPASVRAMKAGAVDFLLKPFDEQQLLGAISQALLKDAAARAGRAETAALHARHAVLTPREREVCALVAQGLTNREVAQRLGTTEKTIKVHRARVIQKLDVDSVAELVRFVDRLGQG encoded by the coding sequence ATGACACAAGCCCCCGCCACCATCTTCCTCGTGGACGACGATGAGTCCGTGCTGAGGGGGCTGGGGCGGCTGCTGCGGGCCGCCGGCCATGCCACGAAGCCCTTCGCCTCGCCCTCCGAGTTCCTCGCGCAGCTGTCCGGGGACACGCCGGGCTGCGCCGTGCTGGACCTGCGGATGCCGGGGCTGAACGGGCTGGAGCTGCAGCAGGCCATGGAGTCCAAGGGCTGCCACCTGCCTGTCATCTTCATCTCCGGCCACGGGGATGTGCCGGCCAGCGTCAGGGCCATGAAGGCCGGCGCCGTGGACTTCCTCCTGAAGCCCTTTGATGAGCAACAACTGCTGGGAGCCATCTCCCAGGCCTTGCTCAAGGACGCGGCGGCCCGCGCCGGCCGCGCCGAGACAGCCGCGCTGCATGCCCGTCATGCCGTCCTCACCCCCCGCGAGCGCGAGGTCTGCGCGCTGGTGGCCCAGGGGCTGACCAACAGGGAGGTCGCCCAGCGGCTGGGCACCACCGAGAAGACCATCAAGGTGCACCGCGCCCGCGTCATCCAGAAGCTGGACGTGGACTCGGTGGCGGAGCTGGTGCGGTTCGTGGATCGGCTGGGCCAGGGCTGA